In the genome of Candidatus Microbacterium phytovorans, one region contains:
- a CDS encoding AMP-binding protein, protein MRLESVDGTDARAVLRGLRGAVLGAGPAIALGDRPGGAGVSPPPPGDPDREVPPGTAVVVTTSGSTGHPKSVVLSRSALTSSALATAERIGSGAWLLALPPGYIAGVQVLVRALVSGREPAILSGAFTPQAFAAAAGAMASSEGGVAVPAYTSLVPAQLQTLLDAEDAGTRTGLGRFAAVLVGGQALAPALAERAAAAGVRVVRTYGSSETSGGCVYDGVPLRDVAVRIVDGEIHLSGPMLADGYEGDPELTARAFPRDGDGRRWYATGDAGWFDDGVLRVTGRRDNVIVSGGINVSLDRVERVVRGMPGLDAAVVVAVPDERWGEASVVVLPDRALAGRGSATVLAEVRATVGDAVGAPARPRGILSLRELPLLPSGKPDRRALAEAARRAAPSEAAP, encoded by the coding sequence GTGAGGCTCGAGTCCGTCGACGGTACCGACGCGCGCGCCGTGCTGCGCGGGCTGCGGGGAGCCGTGCTCGGTGCGGGTCCGGCGATCGCGCTCGGCGACCGGCCCGGCGGCGCGGGCGTCTCCCCGCCGCCGCCGGGTGACCCCGACCGCGAGGTTCCCCCCGGGACGGCGGTCGTCGTGACGACGTCGGGCTCGACGGGCCATCCCAAGTCGGTCGTGCTGAGCCGGTCGGCTCTCACGTCGTCGGCCCTCGCGACGGCCGAGCGGATCGGTTCCGGCGCGTGGCTGCTCGCACTACCGCCCGGCTACATCGCGGGGGTGCAGGTGCTTGTGCGCGCGCTCGTGAGCGGGCGTGAGCCGGCGATCCTCTCCGGGGCGTTCACGCCGCAGGCGTTCGCGGCGGCTGCGGGGGCGATGGCGTCGAGCGAGGGCGGGGTCGCGGTGCCCGCGTACACCTCGCTCGTGCCGGCGCAGCTGCAGACGCTGCTGGACGCGGAGGATGCCGGCACCCGCACGGGCCTCGGACGCTTCGCCGCCGTGCTCGTCGGGGGTCAGGCGCTCGCTCCCGCGCTCGCCGAGCGCGCCGCCGCGGCGGGGGTGCGGGTCGTGCGCACGTACGGATCGAGCGAGACGAGCGGCGGCTGCGTGTACGACGGGGTGCCGCTGCGCGATGTCGCGGTGCGGATCGTCGACGGCGAGATCCACCTGTCCGGTCCGATGCTGGCCGACGGTTACGAGGGCGATCCGGAGCTCACGGCCCGGGCGTTCCCGCGCGACGGCGACGGTCGTCGCTGGTACGCGACAGGGGATGCCGGCTGGTTCGACGACGGCGTGCTCCGCGTCACGGGCCGGCGGGACAACGTCATCGTCTCCGGCGGCATCAACGTGTCGCTCGATCGTGTGGAGCGCGTCGTGCGCGGGATGCCGGGACTCGACGCGGCAGTGGTCGTCGCGGTGCCCGATGAGCGGTGGGGCGAGGCATCCGTCGTCGTCCTTCCCGATCGTGCGCTCGCCGGGCGTGGCTCGGCCACCGTTCTCGCGGAGGTGCGCGCGACCGTCGGCGACGCGGTCGGAGCGCCCGCGCGCCCCCGCGGCATCCTGTCGTTGCGGGAGCTCCCGCTCCTGCCCAGCGGCAAGCCCGACCGCCGCGCGCTCGCCGAGGCCGCACGTCGGGCCGCACCCTCCGAGGCAGCACCCTAA
- a CDS encoding DUF4229 domain-containing protein — protein MRARSALVYSALRLAAFFVPFGLMMLIPIMRQQYWLSALFAALIGLSLSMLFLRRPLDDLTADLAARQSTRRAAREATDEDVEDAVTDRPE, from the coding sequence ATGCGTGCACGCTCGGCCCTCGTCTATTCGGCTCTGCGGCTGGCGGCCTTCTTCGTCCCGTTCGGGCTCATGATGCTCATCCCGATCATGCGCCAGCAGTACTGGCTCTCCGCCCTGTTCGCGGCGCTCATCGGCCTCAGCCTGTCGATGCTTTTCCTGCGCCGACCGCTCGACGACCTCACCGCCGACCTCGCCGCGCGCCAGTCGACGCGGCGCGCGGCGCGCGAAGCGACCGACGAGGACGTCGAGGATGCCGTCACCGACCGCCCGGAGTGA
- a CDS encoding demethylmenaquinone methyltransferase, translating to MSEQPNRADLGKDPARVSGMFDDVAPAYDRTNTVLSLGNDRLWRVATTRAIAPKPGQRILDLAAGTGASSVPLARSGADVVAADFSPGMLAEGRRRHGGNPRLSFVQADAMALPFADGEFDTVTISFGLRNVNEPRVALAEMLRVTAPGGRLVICEFSHPQSKAFAALYGFYNDRVLPTVARAVSSNAEAYDYLNESIQDWPDQRTLATWIRDAGWTDVAYRDLSFGIAALHRATKPRVA from the coding sequence GTGAGCGAACAGCCGAACCGCGCCGATCTCGGCAAAGATCCCGCCCGCGTGAGCGGCATGTTCGACGACGTGGCGCCCGCGTACGATCGCACCAACACGGTGCTCAGCCTGGGCAACGACCGGTTGTGGCGGGTGGCGACGACGCGGGCGATCGCGCCGAAGCCCGGCCAGCGCATCCTCGACCTCGCCGCCGGCACCGGTGCGAGCTCGGTGCCGCTCGCGCGCAGCGGCGCCGACGTCGTGGCCGCCGACTTCTCGCCCGGCATGCTCGCTGAGGGCCGTCGCCGGCATGGCGGCAACCCGCGGCTGTCGTTCGTGCAGGCGGATGCCATGGCGTTGCCCTTCGCCGACGGCGAGTTCGATACCGTGACGATCTCGTTCGGGCTGCGCAACGTCAACGAACCGAGGGTCGCCCTCGCCGAGATGCTGCGGGTCACCGCGCCCGGCGGACGCCTCGTCATCTGCGAGTTCTCCCACCCGCAGTCCAAGGCCTTCGCCGCGCTGTACGGCTTCTACAACGACCGCGTGCTGCCCACGGTGGCTCGCGCCGTCAGCTCGAACGCGGAAGCGTACGACTACCTCAACGAGTCGATCCAGGACTGGCCGGACCAGCGCACGCTCGCCACCTGGATCCGCGACGCGGGATGGACGGATGTCGCCTACCGCGACCTCTCGTTCGGGATCGCCGCCCTCCACCGCGCCACGAAGCCCCGCGTCGCGTAG
- the menD gene encoding 2-succinyl-5-enolpyruvyl-6-hydroxy-3-cyclohexene-1-carboxylic-acid synthase produces MTAASDDGRSPATDAAAALLGRLVERGVAHVVLSPGSRSQALALVAAELEARGLVRLHVRIDERAAGFTALGIGRETGMPAAVVCTSGTATANLLPAALEAHHAGVPLLLLTADRPPELRGVGANQTTRQPGMYSAATRWEADLPVPEEVDPDGTGEQSTMLRGVADEAVDAALGAGTRQAGPVHVNLPFREPLAGALPPWLGTPPLAPRVEPQDLGEPVAAETDPSGALYQGGGGIGESDLPTDPDDDPFVLVRGPRTLVIAGADAGPAAEDLAYRGGWPLVAEIVSGARFGRQLVHGYRELLREPDLGGRVQRAVVFGHPTLSREVVAILSRDDVEVIAVRGPGEPLNLNGDTAAVDGVVVAVGDADREWLGAWMRASRAVAVDLSPPAPDAEGLASAEPKQRLGAIAAELDAIRAPLDRAALVDAVWRASWPHDRLLWAASRLVRVADQVLPGKKVPVHANRGLAGIDGTVATGIGIALASQQDGRPGVTRIVIGDLAFLYDAGALLLPAGEIAPRVQVIVGNDGGGTIFDGLEVAGVAGEAAMDRVLYTPQTVRLAALADAYGAQYVKVDTRTALDQALTGAVTGIQVIEVALTR; encoded by the coding sequence ATGACCGCAGCGAGTGACGACGGGCGCTCCCCGGCGACGGACGCCGCCGCCGCTCTGCTCGGACGCCTCGTGGAGCGCGGCGTCGCGCACGTGGTCCTGAGCCCCGGTTCGCGGTCGCAGGCGCTCGCGCTCGTCGCGGCCGAGTTGGAGGCTCGCGGGCTGGTGCGTCTGCATGTGCGCATCGACGAGCGCGCGGCGGGCTTCACGGCGCTCGGAATCGGCCGGGAGACGGGGATGCCGGCCGCCGTCGTCTGCACGTCGGGTACGGCCACGGCCAATCTGCTGCCCGCCGCGCTCGAGGCGCACCATGCCGGGGTGCCACTGCTGCTGCTGACCGCCGATCGCCCCCCGGAGCTGCGCGGCGTGGGAGCGAATCAGACGACGCGCCAGCCCGGCATGTACAGTGCCGCGACCCGGTGGGAAGCCGACCTCCCCGTGCCGGAGGAGGTCGATCCCGACGGCACAGGTGAGCAGTCGACCATGCTGCGCGGTGTCGCCGACGAGGCCGTCGACGCGGCGCTCGGTGCGGGTACACGTCAGGCCGGTCCCGTGCATGTGAATCTCCCGTTCCGTGAGCCGCTGGCGGGTGCGCTTCCGCCGTGGCTGGGAACACCTCCGCTCGCGCCCCGCGTCGAGCCGCAAGACCTCGGTGAGCCGGTGGCCGCAGAGACCGACCCGTCGGGTGCGCTGTACCAGGGCGGCGGCGGGATCGGCGAGTCGGACCTTCCCACCGATCCCGACGACGACCCGTTCGTGCTCGTCCGCGGGCCGCGCACGCTCGTCATCGCGGGTGCGGATGCCGGGCCCGCCGCGGAGGACCTCGCCTACCGCGGCGGATGGCCGCTCGTGGCGGAGATCGTCAGCGGCGCGCGATTCGGCAGGCAGCTCGTGCACGGCTATCGGGAGCTGCTGCGCGAACCCGACCTCGGGGGCCGCGTGCAACGCGCGGTCGTCTTCGGGCATCCGACGCTCAGCCGCGAGGTGGTGGCGATCCTGTCGCGCGACGATGTCGAGGTGATCGCCGTTCGAGGTCCGGGCGAGCCGCTCAACCTCAACGGCGACACGGCGGCGGTCGACGGCGTCGTCGTCGCGGTCGGCGACGCGGACCGGGAGTGGCTCGGGGCGTGGATGCGCGCGTCGCGCGCGGTGGCCGTCGATCTGAGCCCGCCCGCACCCGATGCGGAGGGCCTGGCATCCGCAGAGCCGAAGCAGCGGTTGGGGGCGATCGCTGCGGAGCTGGATGCGATCCGGGCGCCTCTCGATCGCGCCGCGCTCGTCGATGCCGTGTGGCGCGCGTCGTGGCCGCACGACCGCCTGCTGTGGGCGGCGTCGCGTCTGGTGCGTGTGGCCGACCAGGTGCTGCCGGGCAAGAAGGTGCCGGTGCACGCGAACCGCGGCTTGGCGGGGATCGACGGTACCGTGGCGACCGGCATCGGGATCGCTCTCGCGAGCCAGCAGGACGGACGCCCCGGGGTCACCCGCATCGTCATCGGAGATCTGGCGTTCCTGTATGACGCGGGAGCGCTCCTGCTGCCGGCGGGTGAGATCGCGCCGCGCGTGCAGGTGATCGTCGGCAATGACGGAGGCGGCACCATCTTCGACGGGCTCGAAGTCGCGGGGGTCGCGGGCGAGGCGGCGATGGACCGCGTGCTCTACACGCCGCAGACCGTGCGGCTGGCGGCGCTCGCGGATGCCTACGGCGCGCAGTACGTGAAGGTCGACACCCGCACGGCCCTCGATCAGGCGCTCACGGGTGCCGTCACCGGCATCCAGGTCATCGAGGTCGCCCTGACTCGCTGA
- a CDS encoding DUF222 domain-containing protein → MTGTTPTAWQQRIETLLHALADARRDAAAAQAREVALLAEAVEIADAMAQDAGGPASAADIPIRSLAAQIGAAARISDRTVQKHMSDAVVLVERFPATYAAWAAGDVSRGHVRVVVDAGVAIEDDAPRAVFEDAALEVARRETPGRLKPAARILAARLHPIPLQERHAAAATKREVWVRDLDDGMAELIAILPAAIAHGIRDRLDQYARRVIDARGAVTGGGANTSGIAGSANAGAAPDAAFEAALLPHPETTAATDAIDAIGTRTNTRPADTRRVSEVRADVFADLLLTGHASPDITNDAIPAGEAIIARVQVTVPVLTAVGADDAPAELIGKGPIDTATALRLAGTATGWDRVLTHPATGTVLATDRYRPNDHLKRTLRVRDEHCRFPGCRMPTGRSDIDHTTAREHDGPTELTNLAHLCRRHHTLKHHSAWRVRQTPDGILHWTSPTGRTYPDHPARTLTFTTAQATAKAKATETADTGPPAEPPPF, encoded by the coding sequence ATGACAGGGACCACGCCGACCGCATGGCAACAGCGCATCGAAACGCTGCTGCACGCGCTCGCCGACGCCCGGCGCGACGCCGCCGCCGCCCAGGCACGCGAGGTCGCGCTGCTGGCCGAGGCAGTCGAGATCGCCGACGCGATGGCACAGGATGCCGGTGGGCCCGCATCTGCGGCGGATATCCCGATCCGGTCTCTTGCCGCGCAGATCGGGGCCGCTGCGCGGATCTCGGACCGAACAGTCCAGAAGCACATGTCGGATGCCGTGGTGCTCGTCGAGCGGTTCCCGGCGACCTATGCGGCGTGGGCTGCCGGAGACGTGTCCCGCGGGCACGTGCGCGTGGTGGTCGACGCCGGGGTCGCGATCGAGGACGATGCCCCGCGGGCCGTATTCGAGGACGCGGCGCTAGAGGTCGCCCGGCGAGAGACACCAGGACGGCTGAAGCCCGCCGCACGAATCCTCGCCGCACGGTTGCACCCGATTCCCTTGCAGGAACGCCACGCGGCTGCCGCGACCAAGCGGGAGGTGTGGGTGCGCGACCTCGACGACGGGATGGCGGAGTTGATCGCGATCCTCCCGGCGGCGATCGCCCACGGCATCCGCGACCGTCTCGACCAATACGCGAGACGCGTCATCGATGCGCGAGGCGCGGTCACGGGCGGTGGAGCGAACACGAGTGGTATCGCCGGCAGCGCGAACGCGGGCGCCGCGCCTGACGCGGCCTTCGAAGCTGCGCTCCTCCCCCACCCCGAGACGACCGCCGCCACCGACGCCATAGACGCCATCGGCACTCGCACCAACACGCGCCCGGCCGACACGCGTCGGGTCAGCGAGGTCCGTGCTGACGTGTTCGCCGACCTCCTCCTCACCGGACACGCGTCACCGGACATCACGAACGACGCGATCCCGGCCGGGGAGGCGATCATCGCCCGCGTGCAGGTCACCGTCCCGGTGCTCACCGCGGTCGGAGCAGACGACGCGCCCGCCGAACTCATCGGGAAAGGACCCATCGACACGGCCACCGCCCTCCGCCTCGCCGGAACCGCGACCGGCTGGGACCGGGTCCTCACCCACCCCGCCACCGGCACCGTCCTCGCCACCGACCGGTACCGGCCCAACGACCACCTCAAACGCACCCTCCGCGTCAGGGACGAACACTGCCGGTTCCCTGGCTGTCGCATGCCCACCGGCCGGTCCGACATCGACCACACCACCGCCCGCGAACACGACGGGCCCACCGAACTCACCAACCTCGCCCACCTCTGCCGCCGCCACCACACGTTGAAACACCACTCCGCCTGGAGAGTCAGGCAGACACCCGACGGCATCCTCCACTGGACCAGCCCCACCGGACGCACCTACCCCGACCACCCCGCACGCACCCTCACGTTCACCACGGCACAGGCGACGGCGAAAGCGAAAGCGACAGAGACGGCCGACACGGGTCCGCCCGCCGAGCCGCCGCCGTTCTGA
- a CDS encoding polyprenyl synthetase family protein — translation MTPSPTAPGSQLASHLGMTERIFAGPKMRRLATVVEDGLARVEQNLADELHVGDALADVTSRYLYEAGGKRLRPMLSLLTSQLGSGVTDDVIAGATALEMTHLGSLYHDDVMDGADVRRGVPSAHAVWGNNVAILTGDLLFSRASQLMAQIGERAIRLQADTFERLVLGQMHETVGAQAGDDPVDFYLQVLADKTGSLIAAAGQVGILFSDAPAEYEKPVLEFGERVGIAFQLLDDVIDLSADADETGKVPGTDLRAGVPTMPYLLLGRAADPASKTLKSAIDDGVARIADGADPALLDDDLARLREHPATEATRRLANEWSRNAVAAIDPLPVGPVREALTRFAHVVVDRSS, via the coding sequence GTGACTCCGAGCCCCACTGCGCCCGGCTCGCAGCTGGCGAGCCACCTCGGCATGACCGAGCGGATCTTCGCCGGACCCAAGATGCGGCGACTGGCTACCGTGGTCGAAGACGGCCTGGCGCGGGTCGAGCAGAACCTCGCCGATGAACTCCACGTGGGCGACGCGCTGGCCGACGTCACGAGCCGTTACCTCTATGAGGCGGGCGGCAAGCGGCTGCGTCCGATGTTGTCGCTCCTGACCTCGCAGCTCGGCAGTGGCGTGACCGACGACGTCATCGCCGGTGCCACCGCGCTCGAGATGACGCATCTCGGATCGCTGTACCACGACGACGTGATGGACGGTGCGGACGTGCGTCGCGGCGTGCCCAGCGCGCACGCGGTGTGGGGCAACAACGTCGCGATCCTCACGGGTGACCTTCTCTTCTCGCGAGCCAGCCAGCTCATGGCCCAGATCGGCGAGCGCGCCATCCGCCTCCAGGCCGACACGTTCGAGCGCCTGGTGCTCGGCCAGATGCACGAGACCGTCGGCGCGCAGGCCGGCGATGACCCCGTGGACTTCTACCTCCAGGTGCTCGCCGACAAGACCGGTTCGCTCATCGCCGCCGCCGGCCAGGTCGGCATCCTCTTCTCCGATGCGCCGGCCGAGTACGAGAAGCCGGTGCTGGAGTTCGGCGAGCGGGTCGGAATCGCCTTCCAGCTTCTCGACGACGTCATCGACCTCTCCGCGGATGCCGACGAGACCGGCAAGGTGCCCGGCACCGATCTGCGCGCCGGCGTCCCGACCATGCCGTACCTCCTGCTCGGGCGCGCGGCCGACCCGGCCTCGAAGACGCTGAAGTCGGCCATCGACGACGGCGTCGCACGTATCGCCGACGGGGCCGACCCCGCGCTGCTCGACGACGATCTGGCTCGCCTGCGGGAGCATCCCGCCACCGAGGCGACGCGCCGACTGGCGAACGAGTGGTCGCGCAACGCCGTCGCGGCGATCGACCCGCTGCCCGTCGGACCGGT
- a CDS encoding PLDc N-terminal domain-containing protein: protein MARVYLILALLAITFWVYSIVDCALQPPTRHRGVSKPMWLLIVVLLPVVGGILWFAIGRSRRRSAVMFRAPDDDPDFLGRIGTVSDQDERIRRLEEELAALDSEADDPRDGLRDHPTDDLRAGDGDGSETPGANPPADGDVDGTPGPRGSRS, encoded by the coding sequence GTGGCGCGCGTGTACCTCATCCTGGCGCTGTTGGCCATCACTTTCTGGGTCTACAGCATCGTCGATTGCGCGTTGCAGCCGCCCACCCGCCACCGTGGGGTCAGCAAGCCCATGTGGTTGCTGATCGTCGTGCTGCTGCCGGTGGTCGGCGGCATCCTGTGGTTCGCGATCGGGCGTTCGCGCCGCCGGAGCGCCGTGATGTTCCGCGCGCCCGACGACGATCCCGACTTCCTCGGTCGCATCGGCACGGTGAGCGACCAGGACGAGCGCATCCGCCGCCTGGAGGAAGAGCTCGCCGCGCTCGACTCGGAGGCGGACGACCCCCGCGACGGGCTGCGCGATCACCCGACCGACGACCTGCGTGCCGGTGACGGCGACGGCTCGGAGACTCCCGGTGCGAACCCGCCCGCCGACGGCGATGTCGACGGCACGCCCGGGCCCCGCGGCAGCCGCAGCTGA
- a CDS encoding 1,4-dihydroxy-2-naphthoate polyprenyltransferase yields the protein MAASTRKNTRKKKSGSKSAARPGGNPQKVRVSGDPRQVARATAGDWIAAARLRTLPLAIAPVVIGTGAARIIDNRFHWLLALACLLVALALQIGVNFANDYSDGIRGTDDHRVGPARLTASRKASPRAVLTVALVFFGIAAAAGIAIVVRTGHWWMLAVGAVCIVGAWFYTGGKRPYGYYGLGEVAVFVFFGLVATLGTTFVQVGALPDEAWFGAVAAGFLACAVLLANNLRDLDQDRLAGKRTLTVLIGKRATQVLFTLLILAPFVIAAVLAVFYPIAWLSLLGLLPALAAVLIVWTYRDPRELVVALSVTSLTALAYAGFLFWAFVG from the coding sequence GTGGCAGCCAGCACCCGTAAGAACACCCGCAAGAAGAAGTCCGGCAGCAAGAGCGCGGCCCGTCCCGGCGGCAACCCGCAGAAGGTCCGCGTCTCGGGCGACCCCCGCCAGGTCGCTCGGGCCACCGCCGGCGACTGGATCGCGGCGGCGCGGCTGCGCACCCTGCCGCTGGCGATCGCGCCTGTCGTGATCGGAACGGGCGCCGCGCGCATCATCGACAATCGCTTCCACTGGCTTCTCGCCCTCGCGTGCCTGCTGGTCGCGCTGGCGCTGCAGATCGGCGTGAACTTCGCCAACGACTACAGCGACGGCATCCGCGGCACCGACGATCACCGGGTGGGTCCCGCGCGACTCACGGCCTCCCGCAAGGCGTCGCCGCGGGCGGTGCTCACGGTCGCGCTCGTCTTCTTCGGGATCGCCGCAGCGGCGGGGATCGCGATCGTCGTGCGCACGGGGCACTGGTGGATGCTGGCGGTCGGTGCCGTCTGCATCGTCGGCGCCTGGTTCTACACGGGCGGCAAGCGGCCGTACGGCTACTACGGCCTCGGCGAGGTCGCCGTCTTCGTCTTCTTCGGACTCGTCGCGACGCTCGGCACGACGTTCGTGCAGGTCGGCGCGCTCCCCGACGAGGCATGGTTCGGAGCCGTCGCCGCGGGCTTCCTGGCGTGTGCGGTGCTGCTGGCCAACAACCTCCGGGATCTCGATCAGGACCGTCTCGCCGGCAAGCGCACGCTCACGGTGCTCATCGGCAAGCGTGCGACGCAGGTGCTCTTCACGCTGCTGATCCTCGCGCCGTTCGTGATCGCCGCCGTGCTCGCGGTGTTCTATCCGATCGCCTGGCTGTCGCTGCTGGGGCTGCTCCCCGCTCTCGCCGCGGTCCTCATCGTATGGACCTACCGCGACCCGCGGGAGCTCGTGGTGGCGCTGAGCGTGACCTCGCTCACAGCGCTGGCCTACGCCGGCTTCCTGTTCTGGGCGTTCGTCGGCTGA
- a CDS encoding polyphosphate kinase 2 family protein codes for MTATSQHHWSADPSTLLRVGEGFRLSDVDPEATPGYDGDKKHAQADLETGAEQFDELQERLFAQSREDNDAPAVLLVLQAMDSAGKGGIVRHVIGATDPQGVHLKAFKKPTEEELAHDFLWRIEREVPKAGYIGVFDRSHYEDVLIGRVRQLAPPEEIERRYDAIVDFEKRLTDAGVRIVKVMLHISPDEQKARLMERLDRADKHWKYNPGDVDERQLWPAYMEAYQTVFERTSTANAPWHVVPANAKWYARVAVQALLLDALEEIDPQWPAASFDVAAEKARLAAT; via the coding sequence ATGACCGCCACCAGCCAGCACCACTGGAGCGCCGACCCATCCACGCTGCTGCGGGTGGGTGAGGGCTTCCGCCTCTCCGACGTCGACCCCGAGGCGACGCCCGGCTATGACGGCGACAAGAAGCACGCGCAAGCCGACCTCGAGACGGGGGCGGAGCAGTTCGACGAGCTGCAGGAGCGGCTGTTCGCGCAGAGTCGCGAGGACAACGATGCTCCCGCGGTGCTGCTCGTTCTGCAGGCGATGGATTCAGCGGGCAAGGGCGGCATCGTCCGCCACGTCATCGGGGCGACCGACCCTCAGGGCGTGCATCTGAAGGCGTTCAAGAAGCCGACGGAGGAAGAGCTCGCCCACGACTTCCTGTGGCGGATCGAGCGGGAGGTGCCCAAGGCCGGGTACATCGGCGTCTTCGACCGCTCGCACTACGAGGACGTGCTGATCGGGCGGGTGCGGCAGCTCGCCCCGCCGGAGGAGATCGAACGGCGATACGACGCGATCGTCGATTTCGAGAAGCGGCTGACGGATGCCGGGGTGCGCATCGTCAAGGTGATGCTGCACATCTCGCCCGACGAGCAGAAGGCGAGGCTGATGGAGCGTCTCGACCGGGCCGACAAGCACTGGAAGTACAACCCGGGCGACGTCGACGAGCGCCAGTTGTGGCCCGCGTACATGGAGGCCTATCAGACCGTGTTCGAGCGGACCTCGACCGCGAACGCGCCGTGGCACGTCGTGCCGGCCAACGCCAAGTGGTACGCCCGCGTCGCGGTGCAGGCTCTGCTGCTCGACGCGCTGGAGGAGATCGATCCGCAGTGGCCCGCGGCGAGTTTCGACGTCGCGGCGGAGAAGGCGCGGCTCGCAGCGACGTAA
- a CDS encoding chorismate-binding protein: MSSVPDRSPRLRAVTREIDATDAIDDTLEYADAADPIVWSRRGDILVGTGGAAAQYRVRAEDSDPSAWWQGIVASATIDDPIGIPGTGLVAFGAFPFDRRSEAEAILTVPSIVLGRRGGRSWITRIGPDDHTPAASPRPVGYGPHWSATLGPGALTPEGYQGAVRKGLAAIAAGDVAKVVLARDLAGSVPADADLRRLVRALASAYPDTWTYAMDGLIGASPETLVTVSGGTVTARVLAGTAARGADADADTTASVALATSTKDLDEHQFAVQSVLTALRPHTTALVSEEQPFMLKLPNVWHLATDVEGTLAGNASALDLVAVLHPTAAVAGTPTAAAIDVIDRLEPFDRGRYAGPVGWIDAHGDGEWAIALRCAQFHLPDPSASRHQSASPDPNASPAAPAATDPSSSPAGTLPFTAYAGAGIVAGSDPEAEMLETRVKFRPIIDALA; the protein is encoded by the coding sequence GTGAGTTCCGTGCCCGACAGGAGCCCCCGGCTGCGGGCGGTCACCCGCGAGATCGATGCGACCGATGCGATCGACGACACGCTCGAATACGCCGACGCCGCCGACCCCATCGTGTGGAGCCGGCGCGGTGACATCCTCGTCGGCACGGGCGGCGCTGCCGCGCAGTACCGCGTGCGGGCCGAAGACTCCGACCCCAGCGCCTGGTGGCAGGGCATCGTGGCATCCGCCACCATCGACGATCCGATCGGAATCCCGGGAACAGGCCTCGTCGCCTTCGGCGCGTTCCCGTTCGACCGACGGTCAGAGGCCGAGGCGATCCTCACCGTCCCGTCGATCGTGCTCGGACGCCGCGGCGGCCGCTCCTGGATCACCCGCATCGGTCCGGACGACCACACTCCCGCCGCCTCGCCGCGTCCCGTCGGCTACGGACCGCACTGGTCCGCCACACTCGGCCCCGGCGCGCTGACACCCGAGGGGTATCAGGGCGCCGTCCGCAAGGGTCTCGCCGCGATCGCCGCGGGCGATGTCGCCAAGGTGGTCCTCGCGCGCGACCTCGCCGGCTCGGTGCCCGCCGACGCCGACCTACGCCGCCTCGTGCGCGCACTGGCATCCGCCTACCCCGACACGTGGACATACGCGATGGACGGCCTCATCGGCGCCAGCCCGGAGACCCTCGTCACCGTCTCCGGCGGCACGGTCACGGCGCGCGTGCTCGCCGGCACGGCCGCGCGAGGGGCGGATGCCGATGCCGACACGACCGCATCGGTCGCCCTCGCCACCAGCACGAAAGACCTCGACGAGCATCAGTTCGCGGTGCAGAGCGTGCTCACGGCGCTGCGTCCGCACACGACGGCGCTCGTCTCCGAAGAGCAGCCGTTCATGCTGAAGCTCCCCAACGTGTGGCACCTCGCGACCGACGTCGAAGGCACCCTCGCCGGCAACGCCTCGGCCCTCGACCTCGTCGCCGTCCTGCACCCCACCGCCGCAGTCGCCGGCACCCCCACCGCCGCCGCGATCGACGTCATCGACCGGCTCGAACCGTTCGACCGCGGACGCTACGCCGGGCCCGTCGGCTGGATCGACGCGCACGGCGACGGAGAGTGGGCCATCGCGCTGCGCTGCGCGCAGTTCCACCTCCCCGATCCGTCCGCCTCACGCCATCAGTCGGCCTCACCGGATCCGAACGCCTCGCCCGCCGCACCGGCCGCGACCGATCCGTCCTCCTCGCCCGCCGGCACGCTCCCCTTCACCGCCTATGCCGGCGCGGGCATCGTCGCCGGAAGCGATCCCGAAGCAGAGATGCTCGAAACTCGGGTCAAGTTCCGGCCCATCATCGACGCCCTCGCCTGA